The uncultured Cohaesibacter sp. genome window below encodes:
- a CDS encoding arsenate reductase ArsC produces MQNVLFLCTGNSSRSIMAEAILGRVGQGRFRAFSAGSLTVSQPNPWAIQLLEKFGYQICRLRSKNWSEFNHPGSPKMDHIITVCDHTAGENCPIWPGNPAIAHWGIADPAAEVGDDKDMQLAFLTAYAQLSDRIGRFVSLPIESMSNDDLRAAMREIASYSGNTEDRD; encoded by the coding sequence ATGCAGAATGTCCTTTTCCTTTGTACCGGCAATTCATCCCGATCCATCATGGCAGAAGCCATATTGGGCCGTGTCGGTCAGGGGCGGTTCAGGGCCTTTTCTGCCGGGAGCCTGACCGTAAGCCAACCGAACCCATGGGCCATCCAGTTGCTGGAAAAATTCGGCTACCAGATCTGCCGCCTGCGTTCCAAGAACTGGAGCGAATTCAATCACCCGGGCAGCCCGAAGATGGATCACATCATCACCGTCTGCGATCATACGGCAGGTGAAAATTGCCCGATCTGGCCGGGCAATCCGGCCATTGCCCACTGGGGTATCGCCGATCCGGCTGCCGAGGTGGGCGATGACAAGGACATGCAATTGGCTTTCCTGACCGCTTATGCCCAACTGTCCGATCGTATCGGACGGTTCGTATCCCTGCCGATCGAGAGCATGAGCAACGACGATCTGCGGGCTGCGATGCGGGAAATTGCCAGCTATTCGGGCAATACGGAAGACAGGGATTAA
- a CDS encoding polyprenyl synthetase family protein, with translation MSVVPPLNEANKSQASIQPLIDLVKQDMGRVNDLILEKAGSDVEMIPEVAKHLIDSGGKRLRPMLTLAAANMCGYEDPSAAGHVKLAMAVEFMHTATLLHDDVVDESDMRRGKLAARMLWGNQASVLVGDFLLGQAFRVMVDVGSIRALDVLSTAACVIAEGEVLQLSVAQNMKTSVAEYMQVIRSKTAALFAAACEVGPIIAGSEETRITALRDYGMELGNAFQLIDDALDYGGSAAALGKNVGDDFREGKITLPVILAYERGSAEDKAFWKRVMEERKDVTDGALDYAMGLLVKTNALEDTLKQARAHGATAIASLDVFEDSPYKDALIDAVEFCIARGH, from the coding sequence GTGAGCGTTGTCCCTCCTCTCAATGAGGCAAACAAGTCCCAGGCCAGCATTCAGCCCCTTATCGACCTCGTCAAACAGGACATGGGAAGGGTGAATGATCTTATTCTCGAGAAGGCCGGTTCGGACGTCGAGATGATTCCGGAAGTGGCCAAGCACCTGATCGATTCAGGTGGCAAGCGCCTGCGCCCGATGCTGACACTGGCCGCAGCCAACATGTGCGGCTATGAAGACCCATCCGCAGCCGGACACGTCAAGCTGGCTATGGCGGTGGAATTCATGCATACGGCCACCCTGCTGCATGACGATGTGGTCGACGAGAGCGACATGCGTCGTGGCAAGCTCGCCGCCCGCATGCTCTGGGGCAACCAGGCCAGCGTTCTGGTTGGCGACTTCTTGCTCGGGCAGGCTTTCCGCGTGATGGTTGATGTCGGCTCGATCCGGGCTCTTGATGTGCTCTCGACCGCCGCCTGCGTCATTGCCGAAGGCGAGGTGTTGCAGCTTTCTGTCGCCCAGAACATGAAGACCTCGGTCGCTGAATACATGCAGGTCATACGATCCAAGACGGCCGCCCTGTTTGCCGCCGCCTGCGAGGTTGGGCCGATCATCGCGGGCAGCGAAGAGACCCGGATCACGGCGCTGCGTGACTATGGCATGGAGCTGGGCAATGCCTTCCAGCTGATTGACGATGCCCTCGATTATGGCGGCTCGGCGGCGGCACTGGGCAAGAATGTCGGCGATGATTTCCGCGAAGGCAAGATCACCCTGCCGGTGATCCTGGCCTATGAACGGGGCTCGGCTGAGGACAAGGCCTTCTGGAAGCGGGTCATGGAAGAGCGCAAGGATGTCACCGATGGCGCGCTTGATTATGCCATGGGGCTGCTGGTCAAGACCAATGCCCTTGAAGACACGCTGAAACAGGCCCGGGCTCATGGTGCCACAGCGATTGCCTCGCTTGATGTGTTCGAAGACAGCCCTTACAAGGATGCCCTCATTGATGCTGTGGAATTCTGTATCGCACGCGGGCACTGA
- a CDS encoding lysozyme inhibitor LprI family protein gives MTGHGRTRFILALASSLIMTASAYALDCQNPVTTVDMSECAAIAYQKADDELNDVYQQLRSMLDEPGKLLLRDTQRAWIPYRDAECARVADTFRGGSMAGLAHLSCLSEMTSRRSTELRTDPATGEPLF, from the coding sequence ATGACTGGCCATGGACGAACCCGGTTTATTCTCGCACTCGCATCCAGTCTGATCATGACGGCATCTGCCTATGCGCTGGACTGTCAAAACCCGGTGACTACCGTGGATATGAGCGAATGTGCGGCGATCGCCTATCAGAAAGCTGATGACGAGCTGAATGACGTGTATCAGCAACTGCGTTCGATGCTTGATGAACCGGGCAAGCTGTTGCTGCGCGACACCCAGCGGGCATGGATTCCCTATCGCGATGCCGAATGCGCGCGGGTGGCTGACACGTTCCGCGGCGGATCGATGGCAGGTCTGGCCCATCTGTCATGCCTGAGCGAGATGACATCACGCCGCAGTACCGAACTGCGAACCGACCCGGCCACAGGCGAGCCACTTTTCTGA
- a CDS encoding tetratricopeptide repeat protein, with amino-acid sequence MGPATFAGAQTETPDIPEESVVDALADIPTTLTGTYLSALLAQDEDDLELAAHFYAQALEKDPENPLLLERNFALTLAVGDHERAFALADKMAAQSSHEAATSKETEEGKAEEDDSSADAEVLDGRIAPMVHMALGVKALKGRNYSSAAIQFKGGMDVMQNNPAPLLSRAPLRRNLNDPRLLSASAQYGPFALISQTVLDAWATIGQDKTKLDEVISLLKADDDSEVNQFFFSLHAGLIAAYAKDYTKAATLLQQSLDADPNSLATATALVNNLLKAGNDKRASEVIDTFAASAADTEEKEWLQQSFSAMKPIANSIRTPQDGAAEFFSTLGNALTEEGAIEGGALYLQFADYLRPDNDYTEFSLARLFEHINKNEVALAHYDTIKPESAVYRKAQRRAAFVQARLDHPDEAIKRMKTLLEGNYSDLETVSVLSRIYQSEQRYKEAIDILSRGINSIRTKRDIHWSLYFLRGSAYDQIKDWPNTEKDMQSALKLFPNQPTVLNYLGYSWVDRGIHLDKAIEMIRQAVALRPFDGFFVDSLGWAHYRLKQYEEAVNFLERAVELRPEDPTITDHLGDAYWRVGRKNEATFQWQRVKTMQPDDKLMLSVDEKIANGLKD; translated from the coding sequence ATGGGACCGGCAACGTTTGCCGGCGCTCAGACAGAAACCCCCGATATCCCAGAGGAATCCGTGGTGGACGCGCTTGCGGACATCCCGACGACCCTGACCGGCACCTATCTTTCCGCCCTGCTCGCCCAGGATGAGGACGACCTCGAACTGGCCGCCCATTTCTATGCCCAGGCGCTGGAGAAGGACCCGGAAAATCCCCTGCTGCTGGAGCGCAATTTCGCCCTGACGCTCGCGGTGGGTGATCACGAACGCGCTTTTGCCCTTGCCGACAAGATGGCCGCCCAGAGCAGCCACGAGGCAGCCACCAGCAAGGAGACTGAAGAAGGCAAGGCAGAGGAAGATGATTCGTCAGCGGATGCCGAAGTGCTTGATGGGCGGATTGCTCCGATGGTGCACATGGCGCTGGGCGTCAAGGCTCTGAAGGGCAGGAACTATTCGAGCGCCGCCATCCAGTTCAAGGGTGGCATGGACGTGATGCAGAACAATCCTGCTCCGCTTCTCTCACGCGCGCCGCTGCGTCGCAATCTCAACGATCCACGCCTGCTCAGCGCCTCGGCGCAATATGGCCCGTTCGCACTGATTTCCCAGACTGTTCTGGATGCATGGGCGACGATCGGTCAGGACAAGACCAAGCTCGACGAGGTGATCAGCCTGCTCAAGGCAGACGATGACAGCGAGGTCAACCAGTTCTTCTTTTCGCTTCACGCCGGGCTGATTGCTGCCTACGCCAAGGACTACACCAAGGCAGCAACCCTGTTGCAGCAGAGCCTTGATGCGGACCCCAATTCACTGGCAACGGCAACAGCGCTGGTCAACAACCTTTTGAAGGCCGGCAACGACAAGCGCGCCAGCGAAGTCATCGACACCTTTGCTGCCAGTGCTGCCGACACCGAGGAGAAGGAATGGCTGCAGCAGTCCTTCAGCGCCATGAAGCCGATTGCCAACTCCATCCGCACGCCGCAGGACGGGGCAGCCGAGTTCTTCTCCACTCTGGGCAACGCACTGACGGAAGAAGGGGCCATTGAAGGAGGGGCGCTGTATTTGCAGTTTGCCGACTATCTGCGGCCGGACAATGACTATACCGAGTTTTCCCTCGCCCGCCTGTTCGAGCACATCAACAAGAATGAAGTGGCTCTTGCGCATTATGACACCATCAAGCCGGAGAGCGCCGTCTATCGCAAGGCACAGCGGCGTGCAGCCTTCGTGCAGGCGCGCCTCGATCACCCGGATGAAGCCATCAAGCGGATGAAGACCCTGCTGGAAGGCAATTACTCCGATCTGGAAACGGTGTCCGTTCTCTCCCGCATCTACCAGTCCGAGCAGCGCTACAAGGAAGCGATCGACATTCTAAGCCGCGGCATCAACAGCATTCGCACCAAGCGCGACATTCACTGGTCGCTCTATTTCCTGCGCGGCTCCGCCTATGACCAGATCAAGGACTGGCCGAACACGGAAAAGGACATGCAGTCCGCTCTCAAGCTGTTCCCCAACCAGCCGACAGTGCTGAACTATCTGGGCTACAGCTGGGTGGATCGCGGCATCCATCTGGACAAGGCCATCGAGATGATCCGACAGGCGGTGGCGTTGAGGCCATTCGACGGATTCTTTGTGGATTCTCTTGGCTGGGCCCACTATCGCCTCAAGCAATATGAAGAAGCTGTCAACTTCCTTGAGCGCGCCGTTGAACTGCGCCCCGAGGATCCGACCATCACGGACCATCTGGGAGATGCCTACTGGCGCGTTGGCCGCAAGAACGAGGCAACCTTCCAGTGGCAGCGGGTCAAGACCATGCAGCCAGACGACAAGCTCATGCTGTCGGTCGATGAAAAGATCGCCAACGGCCTCAAGGATTGA
- a CDS encoding DUF2007 domain-containing protein, with product MDELIKTNNPVTLSFVEALLRDADIPFQSLDHNMSTLYGSILNQIARRVLVDDTHLMRARQLLRDAGLEKELDCSVDDRP from the coding sequence GTGGACGAACTCATCAAGACCAACAATCCGGTAACCCTCTCTTTCGTGGAAGCCTTGCTAAGGGATGCTGACATTCCCTTCCAGTCTCTTGATCACAACATGAGCACTCTTTACGGCAGTATCCTCAACCAGATTGCACGCCGCGTCCTGGTCGATGACACGCATCTGATGCGCGCCCGGCAACTGTTGCGCGATGCCGGGCTGGAAAAGGAGCTCGACTGTTCAGTTGATGACAGACCCTGA
- a CDS encoding N-acetyltransferase, which translates to MVIRPARPEDAGALVALSLEVWLHTYCRPGIPPVFASYALETFTKANLEAQIAEPDRHFLVDAVPYAGQDGLRGYLSWRCPTDLPHPDCPEGEIDTLYIRERHKRQGVGSALLKACYQSMADAGHTAAFLRVNAENREAITFYERKGFETIGETWFGIEDERYLNFVMRKRFV; encoded by the coding sequence ATGGTGATCAGGCCCGCACGACCTGAGGACGCCGGCGCTTTGGTCGCCCTCAGCCTTGAAGTGTGGCTGCACACCTATTGCCGCCCCGGCATCCCGCCGGTCTTTGCCAGTTATGCGCTGGAGACATTCACAAAGGCCAATCTGGAAGCACAGATTGCCGAGCCAGATCGCCATTTTCTGGTCGATGCCGTGCCCTATGCCGGGCAGGACGGACTAAGGGGCTACCTCAGCTGGCGCTGCCCGACCGACCTGCCTCACCCAGACTGTCCCGAGGGGGAAATCGACACGCTCTATATACGGGAACGGCACAAGAGACAGGGTGTCGGGTCGGCGCTACTCAAGGCCTGTTATCAGTCCATGGCAGACGCGGGACACACGGCGGCATTCCTCCGGGTCAACGCGGAAAACCGCGAAGCCATCACCTTTTATGAACGCAAGGGCTTCGAGACTATCGGCGAAACATGGTTCGGAATTGAGGACGAGCGCTATCTCAATTTCGTCATGCGAAAAAGGTTTGTCTGA
- a CDS encoding methyltransferase: protein MPSMTVPSLPPALLEDVATVSADALPSGVVMSEDDFLGGRISLLQPRKGHHRSGTDAVLLAACTPARPGELVVDLGSGVGAAGLCVAARVGGLRLLAVEIDPDVAAIAATNVARSAKYLAAASVISCDVALRGEPRKLAGLTENLAHHVIANPPYYRPERFQTSPNEARAMAHMLTDEGMEPWFRTAVSILKSGGTFTVVQRADELPALLKLMEGRFGGITVQPFSPREGEAAHRVVVQGKKQSRAPFRLLPAIALHDAGTDTPGARVEAVHRHGAAIDLG from the coding sequence ATGCCTTCAATGACCGTTCCAAGCCTGCCGCCTGCCTTGCTGGAGGATGTGGCCACTGTTTCCGCCGATGCGTTGCCTTCGGGCGTGGTCATGAGCGAGGATGATTTTCTTGGCGGACGGATCTCTCTGCTGCAGCCCAGAAAGGGCCATCACCGCTCGGGGACCGATGCCGTTCTGCTGGCTGCCTGCACCCCAGCCAGACCGGGCGAGCTGGTGGTCGATCTGGGCTCCGGGGTCGGGGCCGCCGGGCTCTGCGTTGCGGCGCGCGTCGGTGGGCTTCGATTGCTGGCGGTCGAGATCGACCCGGACGTTGCCGCCATTGCCGCCACCAACGTCGCCCGCTCGGCAAAGTATCTGGCCGCCGCATCGGTCATCAGTTGCGATGTGGCTTTGCGGGGTGAGCCGCGCAAACTGGCCGGTCTTACCGAAAATCTCGCCCATCACGTCATCGCCAATCCGCCCTATTACCGGCCGGAACGCTTTCAGACTTCACCCAATGAGGCCCGCGCCATGGCCCACATGCTGACCGACGAGGGGATGGAGCCGTGGTTCCGCACCGCCGTTTCCATTCTCAAAAGCGGCGGCACCTTCACCGTTGTCCAGCGGGCAGATGAATTGCCCGCCCTGCTCAAGCTGATGGAAGGCCGCTTTGGCGGCATTACCGTGCAACCCTTCTCGCCAAGGGAAGGTGAGGCGGCCCACCGTGTGGTGGTTCAGGGCAAGAAACAGTCCCGCGCGCCGTTCCGGCTGTTGCCAGCGATTGCCCTGCATGATGCAGGCACAGACACACCCGGCGCCCGCGTCGAAGCCGTCCACCGACACGGTGCGGCGATCGATCTGGGGTAA
- a CDS encoding metalloregulator ArsR/SmtB family transcription factor — protein MNTATETWKSQSRAQIILSALAQETRLEVFRLLSQAGPKGLGAGEIARTLDVPHNTLSTHLSILQRAGLINSERSGRNIIYFGLEDCLNDLMAFLQDECPTAMPGEIDVDRPRFDLDVEHAAARQVKEA, from the coding sequence ATGAACACGGCTACCGAAACCTGGAAGTCCCAGTCACGGGCGCAGATCATCCTTTCCGCACTGGCCCAGGAGACACGGCTCGAGGTCTTTCGCCTGCTCTCGCAGGCGGGGCCAAAGGGACTGGGAGCTGGCGAAATCGCCCGGACATTAGACGTGCCGCACAACACCCTGTCGACCCATCTGTCCATTCTGCAGCGGGCGGGTCTCATCAACTCGGAGCGCAGCGGTCGCAACATCATCTATTTCGGGCTTGAGGACTGTCTCAACGACCTCATGGCCTTCCTTCAGGATGAATGCCCAACGGCTATGCCAGGGGAAATCGATGTCGACCGGCCCCGGTTTGACCTTGATGTCGAACATGCTGCGGCACGGCAGGTAAAAGAAGCGTGA
- a CDS encoding DUF3422 domain-containing protein — protein sequence MADSQTRLAKARLNHSMRAPMIREMHARPFLELDAPSRLAFIALKPEEDGLHTAELARQQLVAFLEGFGAPQPEEGAVYHIANLDGMVLKWENHTEFATYTLYTYAPRPANLGPDSFATDLHDRFTIEWLQAFPGRIVSSVSARIEPVPDLKGIEEQMSGVVRDWFGSPSSFAAAYVSDGDAAIAADFDLDNRGQIRLAVLACRDVGASRLGRVIQRFLEVETYRAMSMLTLPVARKVLGSIRTLNIKLSETVARIGDEQESDKVVLDELLGISAELSMLSTSSSSRFNAGRAYEELVMQRIGLLREQRILERQLFSEFMKRRYQPSMRTCRSAQSQLDDLTFRAAHASELLGTRVQVTTTDQNRQLLAQMDRRAALQIRLQETVEGLSVVAISYYAVSLLSYLLAPAAKIAHIDKSLLSAALVVPVVGFIWLSMHKVKQRLIHKTGSKEH from the coding sequence GTGGCCGATAGCCAGACCAGACTAGCCAAGGCGCGCCTCAATCACTCGATGCGGGCGCCGATGATCCGCGAGATGCATGCGCGGCCCTTCCTCGAGCTTGATGCTCCGAGCCGCCTGGCCTTCATCGCCCTCAAGCCCGAAGAAGACGGCCTGCATACGGCGGAGCTGGCCCGGCAACAGCTGGTTGCTTTTCTGGAGGGCTTCGGTGCGCCACAGCCGGAAGAGGGCGCTGTCTATCACATCGCCAACCTCGACGGCATGGTTCTCAAGTGGGAAAACCATACTGAGTTTGCCACCTACACCCTCTATACCTACGCTCCACGCCCGGCAAATCTAGGGCCGGACAGTTTCGCCACGGACCTGCACGACCGCTTCACCATCGAGTGGTTGCAGGCTTTTCCCGGTCGGATCGTTTCGTCGGTCTCCGCCCGCATCGAACCCGTGCCAGATCTCAAGGGCATCGAGGAGCAGATGTCCGGTGTGGTCCGTGACTGGTTTGGTTCGCCATCCAGTTTTGCCGCCGCCTATGTCAGCGATGGTGATGCCGCCATTGCCGCCGACTTCGACCTCGACAACCGTGGACAGATTCGCCTTGCCGTCCTGGCCTGCCGCGATGTCGGTGCCAGTCGTCTGGGGCGGGTGATCCAACGGTTTCTTGAAGTCGAAACCTACCGGGCAATGTCGATGTTGACCCTCCCGGTGGCTCGAAAGGTTCTGGGCAGCATCCGTACATTGAACATCAAGCTCAGCGAGACAGTGGCAAGGATTGGTGACGAGCAGGAAAGTGACAAGGTGGTGCTTGATGAGCTGCTTGGCATATCCGCCGAGCTGTCGATGTTGTCCACCAGCAGCTCCTCGCGCTTCAATGCCGGCCGCGCCTACGAGGAACTGGTCATGCAGCGCATCGGCCTGTTGCGTGAGCAACGCATTCTCGAACGGCAGCTGTTCTCCGAATTCATGAAGCGGCGCTATCAGCCCAGCATGCGCACCTGTCGCTCGGCGCAGAGCCAGCTTGACGACCTGACCTTCCGTGCCGCCCATGCCTCGGAGCTGCTGGGCACGCGGGTACAGGTGACAACAACCGATCAGAACCGCCAGCTGCTGGCCCAGATGGACCGTCGCGCTGCGCTACAGATCCGGTTGCAGGAAACCGTCGAAGGGCTTTCGGTGGTGGCGATCTCCTATTATGCGGTCAGCCTGCTGAGCTATCTGCTGGCACCCGCTGCCAAGATCGCCCATATCGACAAGAGCCTGCTGTCCGCCGCACTCGTCGTTCCGGTGGTTGGTTTCATCTGGTTGTCCATGCACAAGGTCAAACAGCGCCTGATCCACAAGACCGGCTCAAAGGAGCACTGA
- the ppdK gene encoding pyruvate, phosphate dikinase has protein sequence MVLSSHWVFNFGGGKADGNAKMRNLLGSKGANLAEMTNMGLPVPPGFTISTELCNSYFAMGHVYPASLRGEVDAAIERICEQTGRRPGDPDKPLLLSIRSGARISMPGMMEAILNLGLNDQTVEALARETGDARFAYDNYRRFIQKYSDVVLGIDQIAFEEIIEDYKDEREVLYDSALTAENWMEIIDAFKAMILDELDEDFPQEFDKQLWGAISTVFSSWMNARAITYRHLHDIPEDWGTSAIVQAMVFGNLNDQSAVAVAFTRSQETGEKKLEGCFLPNAHGEDIIDGECKPLPLTHSEGSDVKSMQELMPTLFSEFLAICERLETHYKDMMKLGITIENGKLWLLQARAATRTPKAALRAAVDLAKEGLITEAEAVSRVDPRSLDQLLHPTISDSEKRIVFAKGMAASPGAASGHLVFSTRDAEEFVSHGRQVILMRIETSPEDVHGMHVARGIVTARGGMTSHAAVVARGMGIPCVTGAGALQINYQEESVTSGPVTLRKGDLITIDGSSGDVLNGDVQMQNPELSEEFATLMEWVDNIRRLKVRCNADTPQDAKAARDFGAEGIGLCRTEHMFFQDDRIFDIRAMIIATSEEDRRRSMDKLLPLQRADFEALFETMAGLPVTIRLLDPPLHEFLPNQPEDIAAMARALKMDEASLKSRIHAMHEFNPMLGHRGCRLAISKPEVVEMQARAIFEAAVAAGEKTGAPVQPEIMVPLVSIREELEFVKARIDSTAKAVMKEMGHEIDYMVGTMIELPRAALQARKIAESAEFFSFGTNDLTQTTYGISRDDAARFIADYIKAGVLEQDPFISIDIEGVGELIEIASERGRFARPDIKLGICGEHGGDPVSIEFCERVGLDYVSCSPYRVPIARLAAAQATLRRHQMIK, from the coding sequence ATGGTTCTGTCGTCTCATTGGGTCTTTAATTTCGGCGGTGGCAAAGCGGATGGCAATGCCAAGATGCGCAACCTGCTTGGCAGCAAGGGGGCCAACCTTGCCGAAATGACCAATATGGGACTGCCGGTGCCTCCGGGGTTCACCATCTCGACGGAATTGTGCAACAGCTACTTCGCCATGGGTCATGTCTATCCGGCCAGCCTTAGGGGCGAGGTTGATGCTGCCATCGAGCGCATCTGTGAGCAAACCGGCCGTCGCCCAGGCGATCCGGACAAGCCACTGCTGCTGTCGATCCGCTCGGGCGCGCGCATCTCCATGCCGGGCATGATGGAAGCCATTCTCAATCTTGGACTCAACGACCAGACCGTGGAAGCGCTGGCGCGCGAAACCGGAGATGCCCGGTTCGCCTATGACAACTATCGTCGCTTCATCCAGAAGTACAGTGACGTGGTGCTGGGGATCGACCAGATCGCCTTCGAGGAGATCATCGAGGACTACAAGGATGAACGGGAGGTCCTTTATGATTCCGCTCTCACGGCCGAAAACTGGATGGAGATCATCGACGCCTTCAAGGCGATGATCCTGGATGAACTTGACGAAGACTTCCCTCAGGAATTCGACAAGCAGCTGTGGGGCGCAATCAGCACGGTCTTCTCCTCCTGGATGAATGCCCGCGCCATCACCTATCGCCATCTGCATGACATTCCGGAAGACTGGGGCACCTCTGCCATCGTGCAGGCCATGGTGTTCGGCAATCTCAATGACCAGTCCGCCGTGGCGGTTGCCTTTACACGCAGTCAGGAAACCGGCGAGAAGAAGCTGGAGGGGTGTTTCCTGCCCAACGCCCACGGTGAGGACATCATCGACGGCGAGTGCAAGCCGCTGCCGCTGACCCACTCGGAAGGCTCCGACGTCAAGAGCATGCAGGAGTTGATGCCGACGCTGTTCAGCGAGTTTCTCGCCATTTGCGAGCGGCTGGAAACCCATTACAAGGACATGATGAAGCTCGGCATAACCATCGAGAATGGCAAGCTGTGGCTACTGCAGGCCCGTGCGGCAACCCGCACGCCAAAGGCTGCCTTGCGGGCTGCAGTCGATCTGGCCAAGGAGGGACTGATCACCGAGGCCGAAGCTGTCTCCAGGGTCGATCCGCGGTCGCTCGATCAGTTGCTGCACCCGACCATTTCCGACAGTGAAAAGCGCATCGTCTTTGCCAAGGGCATGGCGGCCTCGCCGGGGGCGGCATCAGGCCATCTGGTTTTCAGCACGCGGGACGCAGAAGAATTCGTCAGCCATGGCCGTCAGGTCATCCTGATGCGCATAGAAACCAGCCCGGAAGATGTGCATGGCATGCATGTCGCCCGCGGTATCGTCACAGCACGTGGCGGCATGACCAGCCACGCAGCAGTTGTTGCGCGTGGCATGGGCATTCCCTGTGTGACCGGCGCAGGTGCGCTGCAGATCAACTATCAGGAAGAATCCGTCACATCCGGACCAGTCACCCTGCGCAAGGGCGACCTGATCACCATTGATGGCAGCTCGGGCGATGTGCTCAATGGCGACGTGCAGATGCAGAACCCGGAACTGAGCGAGGAATTTGCCACGCTGATGGAGTGGGTCGACAACATCCGCCGCCTGAAGGTGCGCTGCAATGCCGATACGCCACAGGACGCCAAGGCGGCGCGCGACTTCGGCGCCGAGGGCATCGGCCTCTGCCGCACCGAACACATGTTCTTTCAGGACGATCGCATCTTTGACATCCGTGCGATGATCATCGCCACCAGCGAGGAAGACCGACGCCGCTCGATGGACAAGCTGCTGCCGCTGCAGCGGGCCGACTTCGAGGCGCTGTTCGAGACGATGGCCGGTCTGCCGGTCACCATCCGCCTGCTCGACCCACCGCTGCATGAGTTTCTGCCCAACCAGCCCGAGGATATCGCGGCGATGGCCCGGGCGCTGAAAATGGATGAGGCAAGCCTCAAGAGCCGCATTCACGCCATGCACGAATTCAACCCGATGCTCGGCCACCGCGGCTGTCGCCTCGCCATTTCCAAGCCCGAGGTGGTTGAAATGCAGGCCCGCGCCATTTTCGAGGCTGCCGTAGCGGCTGGCGAGAAGACCGGAGCACCAGTACAGCCGGAAATCATGGTGCCGCTGGTTTCCATTCGCGAGGAACTGGAGTTCGTCAAGGCACGCATCGATTCCACTGCCAAGGCTGTGATGAAGGAGATGGGCCACGAGATCGACTATATGGTCGGAACGATGATCGAGCTGCCGCGCGCCGCCCTGCAGGCCCGCAAGATCGCGGAATCGGCGGAGTTCTTCTCCTTCGGCACCAACGACCTGACCCAGACAACCTATGGCATCAGCCGTGACGACGCGGCCCGCTTCATCGCCGACTATATCAAGGCCGGTGTCCTGGAACAGGATCCCTTCATCTCGATCGATATCGAGGGGGTTGGCGAGCTGATCGAGATCGCTTCCGAGCGCGGACGCTTTGCCCGCCCCGACATCAAGCTGGGCATTTGCGGCGAGCATGGGGGTGATCCCGTCTCCATCGAATTCTGCGAGCGGGTCGGCCTGGACTATGTCTCCTGTTCGCCCTACCGGGTTCCGATTGCCCGGCTTGCTGCGGCTCAGGCGACCCTCAGACGGCATCAGATGATCAAGTAA
- a CDS encoding 4-(cytidine 5'-diphospho)-2-C-methyl-D-erythritol kinase yields the protein MTKPSQDPDILTLTAPAKINLALHITGQRDDGYHLLESLVVFGGAADRIQFKPSKHLHLSVNGPFAASLRQEPDNLMVRAARLLATELNCTVAADMTLEKFLPISSGVGGGSSDAAATLLGLLRLWHRTINDDKLRTIALKLGADVPMCLEGSCLIARGIGDELSSGPRLPKDLGMVLVNPRVPISTPNVFRRLKNKTNPPMGPVPSAFLSAMALADWLDNQRNDLEMAAIEQAPVIETVLQALEDDGDCLFARMSGSGATCFALFATVKHAEYAARRMAFTHPNWWVSHGGIQ from the coding sequence ATGACGAAACCGTCACAGGATCCAGACATTCTCACCTTGACTGCGCCAGCCAAGATCAATCTTGCCTTGCATATCACAGGGCAGAGAGACGACGGATATCACCTTCTGGAATCGCTGGTGGTATTTGGCGGTGCGGCTGATCGCATTCAGTTCAAGCCCTCAAAACATCTACATCTGTCGGTCAATGGCCCGTTTGCCGCCAGCTTGCGGCAGGAACCTGACAATCTGATGGTCCGCGCCGCGCGGCTTCTGGCAACAGAACTCAATTGCACCGTTGCTGCGGACATGACGCTGGAGAAATTCCTGCCCATCTCGTCGGGCGTTGGCGGTGGGTCTTCCGATGCGGCAGCAACGCTGCTCGGCCTGCTGCGCCTTTGGCACCGCACCATCAATGACGACAAGCTGCGCACCATTGCGCTCAAGCTCGGGGCCGATGTTCCGATGTGCCTTGAAGGCTCCTGCCTGATTGCCCGTGGCATCGGCGATGAGCTGTCCTCCGGCCCGCGGTTGCCAAAGGATCTGGGCATGGTGCTGGTCAATCCGCGCGTGCCGATCTCGACACCGAATGTCTTTCGTCGCCTCAAGAACAAGACCAACCCGCCCATGGGCCCGGTGCCCTCTGCCTTTCTCTCGGCGATGGCACTGGCCGACTGGCTCGACAACCAGCGCAACGATCTGGAAATGGCCGCTATCGAACAGGCACCGGTGATTGAAACCGTGTTGCAAGCGCTGGAAGATGATGGCGACTGCCTGTTTGCCCGCATGTCCGGCTCTGGGGCAACATGCTTTGCTCTGTTCGCCACGGTGAAGCACGCGGAATATGCGGCGCGGCGCATGGCCTTCACCCACCCCAACTGGTGGGTCAGCCATGGCGGTATTCAATAG